In the Kitasatospora terrestris genome, one interval contains:
- a CDS encoding TIGR02452 family protein — protein sequence MSSRNRNLSVENEEIADRGSYRAPSGEMVRIGESLAAARAGTVSYPPDADPGAATGPFAGMPEVTAEGSMTAARRLLVQGGEHVAVLNFASARNPGGGYLRGAKAQEEDLCRSALLYRCLLEAPDYYEAHRASTDLRYSHRVIWSPQVPVVRDERANLLAQPYPVSFLTSPAPNAGQLALRSGGRPVDVGPELAERAVRVLAVAARHGVKELVLGAWGCGVFRNDPAVVAEAFERALQTHGAPFGRVVFAVWDRVPESANRAAFEKRFAN from the coding sequence ATGAGCAGTCGCAACCGGAACCTGTCCGTGGAGAACGAGGAGATCGCCGACCGCGGGAGCTACCGCGCCCCGTCCGGCGAGATGGTGCGGATCGGCGAGTCGCTGGCCGCCGCCCGGGCCGGCACCGTGTCGTACCCGCCGGACGCCGATCCCGGCGCGGCCACCGGGCCGTTCGCCGGGATGCCGGAGGTGACGGCCGAGGGCAGCATGACGGCCGCCCGGCGGCTGCTGGTACAGGGCGGCGAGCACGTCGCGGTGCTCAACTTCGCCTCGGCCCGCAACCCCGGTGGCGGCTACCTGCGCGGCGCCAAGGCGCAGGAGGAGGACCTGTGCCGGAGCGCGCTGCTCTACCGCTGCCTGCTGGAGGCACCGGACTACTACGAGGCGCACCGGGCCTCCACCGACCTGCGCTACAGCCACCGGGTGATCTGGTCGCCGCAGGTGCCGGTGGTCCGCGACGAGCGGGCGAACCTGCTGGCGCAGCCGTACCCGGTCTCGTTCCTCACCTCGCCGGCGCCCAACGCCGGGCAGCTGGCCCTGCGCTCGGGCGGGCGGCCGGTGGACGTCGGGCCGGAGCTGGCCGAGCGGGCGGTGCGGGTGCTGGCGGTCGCGGCCCGGCACGGGGTGAAGGAGCTGGTGCTCGGCGCGTGGGGGTGCGGGGTGTTCCGCAACGACCCGGCGGTGGTCGCGGAGGCGTTCGAGCGGGCGCTGCAGACCCACGGCGCCCCGTTCGGCCGGGTGGTCTTCGCGGTCTGGGACCGTGTCC